Proteins encoded within one genomic window of Gloeobacter kilaueensis JS1:
- a CDS encoding fasciclin domain-containing protein, giving the protein MLRPIPNSREKRMATIVDTAVQAGTFKTLAQALSAAGLVDTLKGSGPFTVFAPTDTAFQNLPSGTLDDLLRPENKSKLADILKYHVVSGRVRSNEIQSGNVQTVEGQSLNIQKQGQQVRVNDANVTQADIAADNGVIHVIDRVLLPNNR; this is encoded by the coding sequence TTGTTACGTCCAATACCAAATTCAAGGGAGAAGCGCATGGCAACGATCGTAGATACGGCTGTACAGGCAGGCACCTTTAAGACCCTCGCTCAGGCGCTCAGCGCCGCTGGCCTGGTCGATACGCTCAAAGGCAGTGGACCTTTCACCGTCTTTGCGCCGACGGACACCGCCTTCCAGAACCTGCCGTCCGGCACTCTTGACGACCTGCTGCGGCCCGAGAACAAGTCCAAACTCGCCGACATCCTCAAGTACCATGTCGTGTCGGGCCGGGTCCGCTCCAACGAGATCCAGAGCGGCAACGTGCAGACGGTGGAGGGCCAGAGCCTCAACATCCAGAAGCAGGGCCAGCAGGTGCGCGTCAACGACGCCAACGTGACCCAGGCGGATATTGCCGCCGACAACGGCGTGATCCACGTCATCGACCGGGTGCTGCTGCCCAACAACCGGTAG
- a CDS encoding aldehyde dehydrogenase family protein — MVLATPATSGSEAIFKSRYDNFIGGKWVPPIKGQYTDNITPISGKVLCQVPRSTVEDIELALDAAHAAFERWSRTTVSERSNLLNKIADRIEQNLHKLALAETWDNGKPIRETTAADIPLAVDHFRYFAGCIRAQEGAISQIDNDTVAYHFQEPLGVVAQIIPWNFPLLMAAWKLAPALVTGNCVVLKPAGPTPASILVLMELIGDLLPAGVLNVVNGPGPEIGRALATSRRVAKIAFTGETETGRQIMQYASQNLVPVTLELGGKSPNVFFEDILLRDDDFLDKAVEGFVMFAFNQGEVCTCPSRALIQESIYEKFIERAIRRVAAIKQGNPLDPATMVGAQVSRTQLEKITRYVALGKEEGAQVLIGGERLDAGPEFAEGFYFKPTVFKGTNQMRIFQEEIFGPVLAVTTFKDTDEALRIANDTHYGLGAGVWTRDINTAYRMGRGIQAGRVWVNCYHLYPAHAAFGGYKSSGVGRENHRMMLNHYQQTKNMLVSHNPKPLGFF, encoded by the coding sequence ATGGTACTGGCAACCCCGGCAACATCGGGAAGTGAAGCGATTTTCAAATCCCGCTACGACAACTTTATCGGCGGCAAATGGGTACCGCCAATCAAAGGGCAATACACCGACAACATCACCCCCATCAGCGGCAAGGTGCTCTGCCAGGTGCCGCGCTCGACGGTCGAAGATATCGAGCTGGCCCTCGACGCCGCCCACGCTGCCTTCGAGCGCTGGAGCCGCACGACGGTGAGCGAGCGCTCGAATCTGCTCAATAAAATTGCCGACCGCATCGAGCAGAACCTGCACAAACTGGCCCTCGCCGAGACCTGGGACAACGGCAAGCCGATTCGCGAGACGACCGCCGCCGACATTCCCCTGGCCGTCGATCACTTCCGTTACTTCGCAGGCTGCATCCGCGCCCAGGAAGGGGCGATAAGCCAGATCGACAACGACACGGTGGCTTACCACTTCCAGGAACCGCTCGGCGTAGTGGCCCAGATCATTCCCTGGAACTTTCCGCTGCTGATGGCCGCCTGGAAACTCGCCCCGGCCCTCGTCACCGGCAACTGCGTGGTGCTCAAGCCCGCTGGTCCCACCCCGGCCTCGATTCTCGTCTTGATGGAGCTGATCGGCGATCTGCTGCCGGCGGGCGTGCTCAACGTCGTCAACGGCCCCGGCCCTGAGATCGGTAGAGCCCTCGCCACCAGCCGCCGCGTCGCCAAGATTGCCTTTACGGGCGAAACCGAGACCGGGCGGCAGATCATGCAGTACGCCTCCCAGAACCTCGTGCCCGTCACCCTCGAACTGGGGGGCAAGTCGCCCAACGTCTTTTTTGAAGACATTCTGCTGCGCGACGACGACTTTCTGGATAAGGCGGTCGAGGGCTTCGTGATGTTTGCCTTCAACCAGGGCGAAGTCTGCACCTGTCCGTCGCGGGCGCTCATTCAAGAGTCGATCTACGAAAAATTTATCGAGCGGGCGATCCGCCGGGTGGCGGCGATCAAGCAGGGCAACCCCCTCGATCCGGCGACGATGGTCGGAGCCCAGGTCTCCCGCACCCAGCTTGAGAAGATTACCCGCTACGTGGCCCTCGGCAAAGAAGAAGGAGCCCAGGTGCTCATCGGCGGCGAACGGCTCGACGCCGGGCCCGAGTTCGCAGAAGGCTTTTACTTCAAGCCGACCGTCTTCAAGGGCACCAACCAGATGCGCATCTTCCAGGAAGAGATCTTTGGTCCCGTGCTTGCCGTCACCACCTTCAAGGACACCGACGAGGCGCTGCGCATCGCCAACGACACCCACTACGGCCTCGGTGCCGGCGTCTGGACCCGCGACATCAACACCGCCTACCGCATGGGCCGGGGCATCCAGGCGGGCCGCGTCTGGGTCAACTGCTACCACCTCTACCCGGCCCACGCCGCCTTCGGCGGTTACAAATCCAGTGGCGTTGGTCGCGAGAACCACCGGATGATGCTCAACCACTACCAGCAGACCAAGAACATGTTGGTGAGCCACAACCCGAAACCCCTTGGTTTCTTCTAA
- a CDS encoding Uma2 family endonuclease: protein MQDIKNLEGSQSRLFSASEYYRMVEADMVMQGEQWDGQRGRIVTAHAQREHLWSVDAYYRLAALGILHPEERLELINGQILTMSPQGPLHAETVELIAAYLRVALAGRFLIRNEKPVHLSDLDEPVPDLAVVEVLRYSAQHPVPDQIRLIIEVADSSLDFDRKVKSKLYARAGIQECWVVNIRQRQLHVFTQPTDLGYQSENVLTENTMTLPCLGGVSVAVSELLVPN from the coding sequence ATGCAGGACATCAAAAATCTGGAAGGATCTCAGTCCCGCCTGTTTAGCGCCTCCGAGTACTATCGGATGGTCGAGGCCGACATGGTGATGCAAGGAGAGCAGTGGGACGGACAGCGGGGCCGGATTGTCACCGCTCATGCCCAACGAGAACACCTCTGGAGCGTCGATGCATACTATCGATTAGCAGCGTTAGGCATCCTGCATCCAGAGGAGCGCTTAGAACTGATCAATGGACAGATCTTGACTATGAGTCCGCAGGGCCCTTTGCATGCTGAGACCGTAGAGTTGATCGCTGCATATTTGCGGGTAGCCCTGGCAGGCCGTTTTCTCATTCGCAATGAAAAACCGGTTCATCTCAGCGATCTAGATGAACCAGTACCGGATCTGGCTGTGGTAGAAGTACTGCGCTACAGCGCGCAGCATCCAGTGCCGGACCAGATCCGTCTCATTATCGAGGTCGCCGACAGCAGCCTGGACTTCGACCGCAAGGTCAAAAGTAAGCTATATGCCAGAGCCGGTATACAGGAGTGCTGGGTGGTCAACATCAGACAGAGGCAACTGCATGTGTTCACTCAACCAACAGATTTGGGCTATCAGAGTGAAAACGTCCTCACAGAAAACACCATGACCTTGCCATGTCTGGGAGGTGTGAGTGTCGCTGTGAGCGAGTTGCTGGTCCCAAATTGA
- the dnaG gene encoding DNA primase, whose product MSAPQLHPRTIDEVRTRAELVDVVSERVVLRKAGRDFKGLCPFHEDRNPSFFVSPTKQIYKCFSCGASGDVFKFVMELDKSSFSEVVLELARRYGVSVQMLGGEQKAEYTRRLSKRQQLGEIVELAAQFYSYALWGERGSEARSYLLAKRALTEKTIRDFRLGYAPQGWQTLYTYLVEQKRFPAALVEEAGLIVARTSGSGYYDRFRHRLMIPICDGKGQVIAFGGRAMGDDEPKYLNSPESELFDKGQTLFALHAAREAVSRTDTAIVVEGYFDAIALHQAGIAQVVATLGTALRADQIKQLLRYSESKRVVLNFDGDQAGIKAAERAIGELRMLAVKSGVQLRILTLPTGKDPDEFLRAHPPQEYLRLAGEAPLWVDWQIERFFAGRDLTSAAELQQVSQQLVELLSGLMGSITRTHYIHLIAGRLSGGNGRLASQLEDELRRRIRTHRWGGDSQRAKKREPFPPACYQAEVQLLQIYLHFPEYREDIHQGLEENELEFSVLHHRQLWQKILELREQMGSDEDVVVALRTLYAGDPELNGRLGQLLWLNEHNRIALMRPRMVIRAGLATLQLDRCERRYAYLNQLCDEAEQRGAWEESDYFVEQRNEEYHRINALKSHLTLKLGESSETVLWQESP is encoded by the coding sequence GTGAGCGCCCCGCAGCTGCATCCGCGCACCATCGACGAAGTCCGCACGCGGGCGGAACTGGTCGATGTCGTCTCCGAGCGGGTCGTCCTGCGCAAGGCCGGGCGCGACTTCAAGGGGCTGTGTCCTTTTCACGAGGACCGCAACCCGAGCTTTTTTGTCTCGCCCACCAAGCAAATTTACAAGTGCTTCAGCTGCGGTGCTTCGGGCGATGTCTTCAAGTTCGTCATGGAACTGGACAAGTCCAGCTTCTCGGAGGTGGTGCTGGAGTTGGCCCGCCGCTACGGCGTGTCTGTCCAGATGCTGGGGGGCGAACAAAAGGCCGAGTACACCCGCCGTCTTTCTAAGCGCCAGCAGTTGGGCGAGATTGTCGAACTGGCGGCACAGTTTTACAGTTATGCCCTCTGGGGCGAGCGGGGCAGCGAGGCACGGAGCTACTTGCTTGCCAAGCGCGCCCTGACAGAAAAGACCATCCGCGACTTTCGCCTGGGCTACGCTCCCCAGGGCTGGCAGACCCTTTATACCTACCTCGTCGAGCAAAAGCGCTTTCCCGCCGCCCTGGTAGAAGAAGCAGGACTCATCGTGGCGCGCACCAGCGGATCGGGCTACTACGACCGCTTTCGCCACCGGCTGATGATCCCGATCTGCGATGGCAAAGGCCAGGTGATTGCCTTCGGGGGCCGGGCGATGGGCGACGACGAGCCCAAGTACCTCAACTCGCCCGAGAGCGAACTGTTTGACAAGGGCCAGACCCTTTTTGCCCTGCACGCCGCCCGCGAGGCGGTGAGCCGCACCGATACAGCGATCGTGGTCGAGGGCTACTTCGATGCGATTGCCCTGCACCAGGCGGGCATTGCCCAGGTGGTGGCAACCCTGGGCACCGCCCTGCGCGCCGATCAGATCAAGCAGCTGTTGCGCTACAGCGAATCAAAGCGGGTCGTACTCAACTTCGACGGCGATCAGGCGGGCATCAAGGCAGCGGAGCGGGCGATAGGCGAACTGCGGATGCTCGCGGTCAAATCCGGCGTGCAGCTGCGGATTTTGACTTTGCCCACTGGCAAGGACCCGGACGAATTTTTGCGCGCCCATCCGCCCCAGGAGTATCTCAGGCTCGCCGGTGAAGCACCGCTGTGGGTCGATTGGCAGATCGAGCGGTTTTTTGCCGGGCGGGATCTGACTTCTGCCGCCGAGCTGCAGCAGGTGAGCCAGCAGTTGGTCGAACTGCTCTCGGGCCTGATGGGTTCGATCACCCGCACCCACTACATTCACCTGATTGCCGGCAGGCTCTCTGGCGGCAACGGTCGGCTCGCCTCCCAGCTCGAAGACGAGTTGCGCCGCCGCATCCGCACCCACCGCTGGGGCGGTGACAGCCAGCGGGCCAAAAAGCGCGAGCCTTTCCCGCCTGCCTGCTACCAGGCGGAGGTACAGCTATTGCAGATTTATCTGCATTTTCCTGAGTACCGCGAAGACATCCACCAGGGCCTCGAAGAGAACGAACTGGAATTTTCGGTGCTCCACCACCGTCAGCTCTGGCAAAAAATTCTCGAATTGCGCGAGCAGATGGGCAGCGACGAGGATGTCGTCGTCGCCCTGCGCACCCTCTACGCGGGCGATCCAGAATTGAATGGCCGGTTGGGACAACTGCTCTGGCTCAACGAGCACAACCGCATCGCCCTGATGCGCCCGCGCATGGTGATTCGCGCCGGACTTGCCACCTTGCAACTCGATCGCTGTGAGCGGCGCTATGCCTACTTAAATCAGCTGTGCGACGAAGCTGAGCAGCGCGGAGCCTGGGAAGAGTCGGATTACTTCGTCGAGCAGCGCAACGAAGAGTACCATCGTATCAACGCCCTCAAAAGCCATCTCACCCTCAAGCTGGGCGAAAGTTCCGAGACAGTTCTCTGGCAAGAAAGTCCATAG
- the crcB gene encoding fluoride efflux transporter CrcB has product MLESILVMVGGGLGSLARYWVGTAVVQRFGTVFPAGTLLINVAGSFVLGVLFALGVLSLVGSRTRLLLGAGFCGGFTTFSTFSVESLNLLQKGSVLPAMVYLLGNVLGGLAAAWLGFGLTKALS; this is encoded by the coding sequence GTGTTGGAGTCGATTCTGGTCATGGTGGGTGGGGGGCTCGGCAGCCTGGCCCGCTACTGGGTAGGAACAGCCGTCGTTCAGCGCTTTGGAACGGTTTTTCCGGCAGGAACATTGCTCATCAACGTTGCAGGTTCATTCGTTCTGGGCGTGCTTTTTGCTCTGGGCGTGCTGTCGCTCGTCGGTTCACGGACCCGGCTACTTTTGGGGGCGGGGTTCTGCGGCGGATTTACGACTTTCAGCACCTTCAGCGTCGAGAGCCTGAACCTGCTGCAAAAAGGCAGTGTCCTCCCAGCGATGGTCTATCTGCTGGGCAACGTTCTGGGGGGTCTGGCAGCGGCCTGGCTCGGCTTTGGCCTCACAAAAGCCCTCAGCTAG
- a CDS encoding PstS family phosphate ABC transporter substrate-binding protein — translation MTSNLSRVACRNCGYEYNAPDQLRCEICNNPFKARPVPIADARSPITLGVSLAVALAVAGGGYWLWKQLSPAVDTGILPAGPIAAASLNRTPPNGVQIYPTMGDVPGVPEGLFTYGGSRPLAPLRSQVALAQFQKAYPKFRLRYTEPVSGSGDSNWGTEKVLSGELAFAQASMPVTDAQYARAQNHGFVLQQIPIAYDARVYFVHPALGIDSLSVEQARAIFRGTITNWKQVGGPDLAIRPFFPSYSGKSLKAQGAGTNMQPVRDFTAAIRKVATTPGGISQSTAALVAGQKSVRLLAIRTTSGERISPVGPDGKVNAAAVRDGTYPLALRQFVVIRRDGQLDEQAGLAYVNLLLCDEGQKLIQQAGLVPLRVF, via the coding sequence ATGACTTCAAATCTCTCCAGAGTTGCCTGTCGCAACTGCGGCTACGAGTACAACGCCCCAGACCAGTTGCGCTGCGAAATTTGCAACAACCCTTTTAAAGCCAGGCCCGTCCCCATTGCTGACGCCCGAAGCCCGATCACTCTAGGAGTCAGCCTGGCGGTTGCCCTGGCAGTGGCCGGGGGCGGCTACTGGCTCTGGAAACAGCTTTCTCCGGCGGTGGACACAGGCATCTTGCCCGCTGGACCGATCGCTGCCGCCAGTCTGAACCGCACCCCACCCAACGGCGTTCAGATCTACCCGACCATGGGCGATGTACCGGGTGTGCCGGAGGGCTTGTTTACCTACGGAGGCTCGCGGCCCCTCGCTCCCCTGCGCTCACAGGTGGCCCTCGCCCAGTTTCAGAAGGCTTATCCTAAATTTCGCCTGCGCTACACCGAGCCTGTGAGCGGCAGTGGCGATTCTAACTGGGGCACCGAGAAAGTGCTCTCAGGCGAGCTGGCCTTTGCCCAGGCGTCGATGCCTGTCACCGACGCCCAGTACGCAAGAGCCCAAAATCACGGCTTCGTCCTCCAGCAGATCCCGATCGCCTACGACGCCCGCGTTTACTTTGTCCATCCGGCCCTGGGCATCGACAGTCTGAGCGTCGAGCAGGCCCGCGCCATCTTCCGGGGCACGATCACCAACTGGAAGCAAGTCGGCGGCCCGGACCTGGCCATCCGGCCCTTCTTCCCGTCCTACTCCGGCAAGAGTCTCAAGGCCCAGGGGGCCGGTACCAATATGCAGCCGGTGCGCGACTTTACCGCTGCGATCCGCAAGGTGGCCACCACCCCAGGCGGAATCAGCCAGAGCACCGCCGCCCTCGTCGCCGGTCAAAAAAGCGTGCGGCTGCTCGCGATCAGGACCACCTCCGGCGAGCGGATCTCACCGGTCGGCCCCGATGGGAAGGTCAACGCCGCTGCGGTTCGAGACGGCACCTATCCCCTGGCGCTGCGACAGTTCGTCGTCATCCGCCGCGATGGACAGCTAGACGAGCAGGCCGGGCTCGCCTACGTCAACCTGCTGCTTTGCGATGAGGGCCAGAAGCTCATCCAGCAAGCCGGGCTCGTGCCTCTGCGGGTTTTTTAG
- a CDS encoding pyridoxal phosphate-dependent decarboxylase family protein, with protein sequence MEAEEFRRLGYRLVDMAADYLERLPGGPVFQPMPDEARQTLLNQPLPEAGLAADRILDRLADTVLPYPMGNGHPRFFGWVNSPPEPLAALTELLAATMNPSCAGGDHAAIYLEHCAVRWLMELVGYPTARSGGLLVSGGSMASLTCLAAARHWAATTNGWDVRSQGLSSDHPPLVLYVSEEGHSCLRKAAELLGLGNRQVRTVPVDDRYRLMVPALAEAVARDRSAGYQPFCVVGSAGTVNTGAIDPLSQLADFCGSENLWLHVDGAYGAVGILDTRIEACYQGLGRAHSLALDPHKWLAVPVECGCALVREGELLRDAFALVPAYLRTEEGKGFGGLPWFSEYGFQQTRGFRALKLWTTLLYKGRDGLAATVARHNTLACLLARLIEQAENLELLAPVQLSIVCFRFVPAALKDVPEQLENLNRQIVLQIQAGGRAFLSSTTLQGRFALRACILHPQTSEADLTELISLVRAVGEQLVAAADS encoded by the coding sequence ATGGAGGCTGAAGAATTTCGGCGCTTGGGCTACCGGCTGGTGGACATGGCCGCCGATTATCTGGAACGACTGCCTGGGGGACCGGTCTTTCAGCCGATGCCCGATGAGGCGCGCCAGACGCTCCTGAACCAACCGCTGCCCGAGGCGGGACTGGCCGCCGATCGCATTCTTGATCGCCTGGCCGACACGGTGCTCCCTTACCCGATGGGCAACGGCCATCCGCGCTTTTTTGGCTGGGTCAACTCGCCCCCGGAGCCCCTGGCCGCCCTGACGGAACTGTTGGCCGCCACGATGAACCCGAGTTGTGCCGGTGGCGATCACGCCGCTATCTACCTTGAGCACTGTGCTGTGCGCTGGCTGATGGAACTGGTCGGTTACCCCACTGCCAGGAGCGGCGGTCTGCTGGTGAGCGGTGGCTCGATGGCTTCGCTCACCTGCCTGGCGGCAGCCCGCCACTGGGCCGCCACGACGAACGGTTGGGATGTCCGCTCCCAGGGACTCAGTTCGGATCATCCGCCCCTGGTGCTCTACGTCTCTGAGGAAGGCCACAGTTGTCTGCGCAAGGCTGCCGAACTGCTGGGCCTGGGCAACCGTCAGGTCCGGACTGTGCCGGTGGATGATCGCTACCGCCTGATGGTACCCGCCCTGGCCGAAGCCGTTGCCCGCGACCGCAGCGCGGGCTATCAGCCTTTCTGTGTCGTCGGGAGCGCCGGAACGGTGAATACGGGCGCTATCGATCCGCTCTCACAGCTGGCTGACTTTTGCGGGAGCGAAAATCTCTGGCTGCATGTGGACGGAGCTTACGGGGCGGTGGGCATCCTCGATACTCGTATCGAGGCGTGCTACCAGGGCCTTGGGCGGGCCCACTCCCTCGCCCTCGACCCGCACAAGTGGCTGGCGGTGCCGGTGGAGTGTGGTTGCGCCCTGGTGCGCGAGGGTGAGTTATTGCGCGATGCGTTCGCTCTGGTACCCGCCTACCTGCGCACCGAGGAGGGCAAAGGGTTTGGTGGCCTGCCCTGGTTCTCGGAGTACGGCTTTCAGCAGACGCGCGGCTTTCGGGCCCTCAAGCTCTGGACGACGCTGCTTTATAAGGGCCGCGATGGACTGGCGGCGACGGTTGCTCGCCACAACACCCTCGCCTGTTTGCTTGCGCGTTTGATCGAGCAGGCAGAAAATCTCGAACTGCTCGCTCCCGTCCAGCTCTCGATCGTCTGCTTCCGCTTCGTTCCTGCCGCTTTAAAGGATGTTCCAGAACAGCTGGAAAACCTCAATCGACAGATCGTTCTTCAGATTCAAGCCGGTGGCCGGGCTTTTTTAAGCAGCACCACACTGCAGGGCCGCTTCGCGCTGCGCGCCTGTATCCTGCACCCCCAGACCAGCGAGGCGGATCTTACCGAGTTGATTTCGCTTGTGCGCGCAGTCGGGGAACAACTGGTTGCCGCAGCGGACAGTTGA
- a CDS encoding Uma2 family endonuclease, protein MNVTELRPWTIEEYHRLIAAGILTSDDQVELLAGQIVQMSPQYPPHAATTQRTFNYLSRLLGDRAFLRMQLPITLLPASEPEPDIAVVKSDPGEYADRHPTAADIFLLVEVADTTLARDRTQKAAIYARAGVADYWILNVNQKQVYLLRQPAGDTYTQISTWVSGAALSPLLFPDVSIDVSALFP, encoded by the coding sequence CGGGCATTCTCACCAGCGACGATCAGGTGGAACTGCTCGCCGGTCAGATCGTGCAGATGAGCCCCCAGTACCCGCCCCACGCCGCCACAACCCAGCGCACCTTTAACTATCTGAGCAGACTACTGGGCGATCGGGCCTTCCTGCGGATGCAACTGCCCATCACCCTGCTACCGGCTTCGGAGCCGGAGCCGGATATTGCCGTAGTGAAAAGCGATCCGGGAGAGTACGCGGATCGCCACCCGACAGCAGCGGATATTTTTTTGCTCGTTGAGGTTGCCGACACGACGCTCGCCCGCGACCGGACCCAAAAAGCAGCGATCTACGCCCGAGCGGGCGTTGCCGATTACTGGATTCTGAATGTGAATCAAAAACAGGTTTACCTCCTGCGCCAGCCTGCAGGAGACACCTACACTCAGATCTCTACCTGGGTTAGCGGCGCTGCGCTCTCACCGCTGCTTTTCCCGGATGTCAGCATAGACGTGAGCGCACTATTTCCGTGA
- a CDS encoding sensor histidine kinase encodes MLTLLKTRLLAPLYLSLVLLAAFVILRMFLNAQLSHLRGVASEQIKHTLLVQREADRLMAVAFQEQADLRNYLLTKQIANLSDFEQDRTSFESSLTILSGLMQDNPVQLEKLDDIDRLHQRWLDTFALQAVDGKPTRRDSRPVFELMRQLVSTLQWEEERLQGERDNRYQSLVRLSESTDVLGSLLILIGIGFNGWLLRRRVEQPLVAVTEVGRSWRSGKLEQRIGYRSPDEIGTLARVLDSMALELKIRQQQAEEHAQQLEDLIAALSHDLRTPLLAARATLNSLISGAYGQVSAEWQDIFREYQQTNEDLLKLVNNLLEVSRYEAGRKVLVPEILNWQNLVARVITQVKKSSATTVTIVQCLEPALPNTFGDEVEIRRVIQNLLENAVRVSPARGQVEVAVSAAHRQVRVSIRDGGPGIAASEREKLFHRFIQGRGRRGGAGLGLYLCRQIVQFHGGSIGVESTPGSGSTFWFTLPCSLEPSQTFASIETGGGER; translated from the coding sequence ATGCTGACCCTGTTGAAGACCCGCCTGCTGGCACCGCTCTACCTGAGCCTGGTGCTGCTTGCAGCATTTGTCATCCTGCGCATGTTCTTGAACGCCCAACTCAGCCACCTGCGCGGCGTCGCCAGCGAGCAGATCAAGCACACCCTGCTGGTGCAGCGCGAGGCTGACCGGTTGATGGCCGTCGCCTTTCAGGAGCAGGCGGACCTGCGCAACTATCTGCTCACTAAACAGATAGCGAACCTGTCGGATTTTGAGCAGGACCGGACGAGTTTTGAGAGCAGCCTGACGATCTTGAGTGGCCTGATGCAGGACAATCCGGTGCAACTCGAAAAGCTCGACGATATCGATCGGCTGCACCAGCGCTGGCTCGACACCTTTGCCCTGCAGGCGGTAGACGGCAAACCTACCCGCCGCGACAGCCGTCCGGTCTTTGAACTGATGCGGCAGCTGGTCTCGACTTTGCAGTGGGAGGAAGAGCGCCTGCAGGGCGAACGGGACAACCGCTACCAGTCGCTGGTGCGGCTGTCGGAGAGCACCGACGTACTGGGCAGCCTGCTGATACTGATCGGTATTGGCTTCAACGGCTGGCTGTTGCGCCGCCGGGTCGAACAGCCGCTGGTGGCGGTGACCGAAGTCGGACGCTCCTGGCGCAGCGGCAAGCTCGAGCAGCGCATCGGCTATCGCTCACCCGATGAAATTGGCACCCTCGCCCGCGTCCTCGATTCAATGGCCCTTGAACTCAAGATTCGTCAGCAACAGGCCGAAGAGCACGCCCAGCAACTCGAAGATCTGATCGCTGCCCTCTCGCACGATCTGCGCACGCCGCTACTGGCTGCCCGTGCCACCCTCAACTCGCTGATCAGCGGTGCCTACGGCCAGGTGAGCGCCGAGTGGCAGGATATTTTCCGGGAATACCAGCAGACCAACGAGGATCTGCTCAAACTGGTGAACAACCTGCTCGAAGTCTCGCGCTACGAGGCCGGGCGCAAGGTGCTGGTACCCGAGATCCTTAACTGGCAAAACCTCGTCGCACGAGTCATCACCCAGGTCAAAAAAAGCAGTGCGACGACCGTGACAATCGTTCAGTGCCTTGAGCCGGCCCTGCCCAACACCTTCGGCGACGAGGTCGAGATTCGTCGAGTCATTCAGAATTTGCTGGAGAACGCTGTCCGGGTGAGCCCTGCCAGGGGACAGGTCGAAGTTGCCGTCAGCGCCGCTCATCGGCAGGTGCGCGTCAGCATTCGCGACGGCGGACCCGGCATCGCCGCTTCCGAGCGCGAAAAACTCTTTCATCGCTTTATCCAGGGCCGGGGCCGCCGGGGTGGAGCCGGGCTGGGTTTGTACTTGTGCCGTCAAATTGTGCAGTTTCATGGCGGTAGTATCGGTGTAGAGAGCACGCCCGGTTCCGGCAGCACCTTCTGGTTCACCTTGCCGTGCTCGCTGGAACCGTCGCAGACATTCGCATCTATCGAAACAGGTGGGGGAGAAAGATGA
- a CDS encoding nucleosidase, which produces MPIDAVLVPRGAEYQVVRQGFGGGGTRARIVAIPAGLAAGAFLETLPYRSWQRVWVLGLCGSMSRYLPVGTIVIYRHCRQLGAPEALLACDRQPIQLLQAYLPEAKLVGALTSDRVITAAREKRRLAEAYQAQVVDMEGFALLQVLAAAGVEVGMVRVVSDGSDHDLPAIGATIADGAIQPLPLALALLKDPLAATRLVGGSLQALGVLKEISVRLYATNQTPPDR; this is translated from the coding sequence GTGCCGATCGATGCTGTGCTGGTGCCACGGGGAGCTGAGTATCAGGTTGTCCGCCAGGGCTTTGGTGGCGGTGGGACTCGTGCCCGGATCGTCGCTATTCCTGCCGGATTGGCGGCGGGGGCTTTTTTAGAAACCCTGCCCTACCGGAGCTGGCAGCGCGTCTGGGTACTGGGACTGTGCGGCAGTATGAGCCGCTATCTGCCCGTAGGAACCATCGTCATCTACCGCCACTGCCGGCAGCTGGGCGCGCCGGAAGCGCTCCTGGCCTGCGACCGGCAGCCGATCCAGCTGTTGCAGGCGTACCTGCCCGAAGCAAAGCTGGTGGGTGCCCTCACCAGCGACCGGGTGATTACCGCCGCCCGCGAAAAGCGCCGCCTCGCCGAGGCGTACCAGGCCCAGGTGGTCGATATGGAGGGCTTCGCGCTCCTGCAGGTTCTTGCTGCCGCCGGTGTCGAGGTGGGCATGGTGCGGGTGGTGAGCGACGGCAGCGACCACGATCTGCCTGCCATCGGGGCGACAATCGCCGACGGTGCCATTCAACCCTTGCCTTTAGCCCTGGCGCTGCTCAAAGATCCCCTCGCCGCTACCCGGCTGGTCGGTGGTTCGCTGCAGGCCCTCGGGGTGCTCAAAGAAATCTCGGTCCGCCTGTACGCCACGAACCAAACTCCGCCAGATCGGTAA